Genomic segment of Gammaproteobacteria bacterium:
ACACTGGTGGACAGCGTGCCTGACCTGACGTTCTGCGTCGACGAAATGATGCGCGCACTCGGGCGGCCGGCCCGTGGCGAGGCCAAGGTGCGCGACTGGGTCGGTAACGGCGTCGAGCGCCTGGTGGCGCGCGCGCTCATCGATCAGCTCGATGGCGAGCCTGACGCGGCCGAGTTCCAGCGGGCCTACCCGATCTTTCTGGACCTGTACGCCGACAACACCGCCACGCGCAGCCGCCTGTATCCCGGCGTCCGTGAGGGGCTGGATTATCTGCAGGCGGCGGGCTACCGGCTCGGCTGCGTGACCAACAAGGCCGCCCAGTTCACCGTGCCACTGCTGACCGAGCTGGGCGTGGCGGACGTCTTTTCCATCATCGTCAGCGGTGATACCCTGCCGCAGAAGAAGCCCGATCCGGCGCCGCTGCTGCATGCCGCCGCGTTCTTCGGCGTCGATCCGGCGCAGGCACTGATGATCGGCGACTCGGTCAGCGACGTGCAGGCCGCGCGTGCCGCGGGCTTCCAGATCGTCTGTATGAGTTATGGCTACAACCACGGCGAAGACATCCGCATGTCCAACCCGGACGCGGTGCTCGACGCCCTGACGGAGATCCAGCCGCTCCTCGAAGCGGCGGCTTGAGATATGTGCACCCTGAGCGATTCGATGCGGGTCTGGCGATGGCGCGGCTGAAGGCCGCAGCTGTCGTTCGTTCCGGTTTCGATTCACAAGGGTGATTACATGGATGCCACGCGTTTTTCCGCTTTGGCCCGCCAGGGCTACAACCGCATCCCGGTCGCGCGCGAAGTGCTCGCCGACCTGGATACCCCCCTCAGTACCTATTTGAAGCTGGCCGACGGGCCGTACTCCTATCTGTTCGAGTCCGTGCAGGGTGGCGAGAAATGGGGGCGCTACTCCATCATCGGTCTGCCATGCCGCACGGTGCTGCGGGTCCGCGGGCGGCAGATCGACGTGCTGCAGGATGGCGCGATCACCGCATCACATCAGGTCGCGGACCCGCTGGCCTGGATCGAGGACTTCCAGCAACGCTACCGGGTCGCCGAGATCGAAGGCCTGCCGCGCTTCAATGGCGGTCTGGTCGGCTATTTCGGCTACGACACCATCCGCTACATCGAGCCGCGCCTGGCGCAGTGCGCCCGGCCCGAGCCGCTCCCCGATGTACTCGACACCCCGGACATCCTGCTGATGGTGTCGGACGAGGTGGTGGTATTCGATAATCTGCGCGGTAAGCTCTATATCGTTGTGCATGCCGATCCGTCTGCAGCGGATGCCCTGGTGCAGGCAGAGGCACGTCTCGATCGTCTGGACGACCTGCTGCGCCGTGCGGCGCCCCGGCACGGGCAGCCGGTGGCGAGCAGCGTCGGCGAGGCCGATTTCGTCTCGGGCTTCACGCAGGCGGGTTTCGAGGCCGCGGTCGTGCGCAGCAAGGACTATATCGCCGAGGGTGACATCATGCAGGTGGTGCTGTCGCAGCGGCTGTCGATCCCGGTCAGCTCACGGCCGCTGGACATCTATCGCGCCCTGCGCAGCCTGAATCCCTCGCCGTACATGTTCTATCTGGATCTCGGTGATTTTCATATCGTCGGCTCCTCACCGGAGATCCTCACCCGTCTCGAGGATGGCGTGGTCACGGTGCGCCCCATCGCCGGCACCCGCCCGCGCGGCGCCAGCGAGGCCGAGGATCAGGCACTGGAGCGCGAGCTGCTCGCCGATCCCAAGGAGCTCGCCGAACATCTGATGCTCATCGATCTCGGCCGCAACGACGTCGGTCGCGTCGCCAGGACCGGCACGGTGCAGCTCACCGAGAAGATGGTCGTCGAACGCTATTCGCACGTGATGCACATCGTCTCCAACGTCACCGGCGTCCTCAAAGAGGGCATGAGTGCGCTGGACGTGTTGCGCGCGACCTTCCCGGCCGGCACGGTGAGCGGCGCACCGAAGATCCGTGCCATGGAGATCATCGACGAGCTGGAGCCGGTCAGGCGCGGGGTCTACGCAGGCGCGGTCGGCTACCTGGCCTGGAACGGCGACATGGACACGGCCATCGCCATCCGTACCGCCGTCATCAAGGATGGTCAGCTGCACATCCAGGCCGGTGCCGGTATCGTCAGTGATTCCGTGCCGCGTAATGAGTGGAACGAGACCATGAACAAGGGGCGCGCAATGTTCCGTGCGGTGGCCATGGCCGAAGCCGGGTTGGATGTGGTGTCATGCTGCTGATGATCGACAATTACGACTCCTTTACCTACAACCTGGTGCAATACCTGGGTGAGCTGGGGCAGGACGTGCGCGTGTACCGTAATGATCAGATTACGATCGGCGAGATCGCTGCCCTCGAACCCGACCACATCGTCGTCTCGCCAGGCCCGTGTACACCCAATGAGGCCGGGGTGTCGGTGGCGGTGATCCGCGCATTCGCCGGCAAGATCCCGATCCTCGGCGTGTGCCTCGGCCATCAGAGCATCGGCCAGGCCTTCGGTGGGCGGATCGTGCACGCGCGCGCCATCATGCACGGCAAGACCTCCATGATCCATCACCTGAACACCGGGGTTTTCCACGGTCTGGAAAACCCCTTCGAGGCGACCCGCTACCATTCCCTGGTGATCGACAGAGAAGGTCTGCCGGATTGTCTGGAGGTCACGGCCTGGACCCAGGATGCGCACGGCGAGCCCGACGAGATCATGGGCGTGCGCCACCGGACCGTGGCAGTGGAGGGCGTGCAGTTCCACCCCGAGTCGATCCTGACCCGGCATGGCCACGACCTGCTGCGCAATTTCCTGGAGGGGCGTGTTTAACCGCCAAGACGCCAGGACCGTTTTAAAACCGCCAAGGCGCCAAGACGCCAAGAAAAATGAAAAAGGCTGGTTATGGGTTTGTATCGATTATTCCTTGGCGTCTTGGCGCCTTGGCGGTTCCAACATGATCTTGGCGTCGTGGCGGTAACAGCGCCTACTGAAAATTTATACATCGCCGCGCCTTTACAGTTCGTACAGGTTTTCTTGGCGTCTTGGCGCCTTGGCGGTTCCAATATGATCTTGGTGTCGTGGCGGTAGCAGCGCCTACTGAGGATTTCTGCATCGCCGCGCCTTTACAGTTCGTACAGATTTTCTTGGCGTCTTGGCGCCTTGGCGGTTCCAACATAGTCTTGGTGTCTTGGCGGTAATAGCAGTAATAGCGGTAACAAGAGAATGACAACGATGGACATGCAGTCAGCCATACACGCGATCAGTGAGCGTCGCGATCTGAGTCATGCGGAGATGACCGCTGTCATGCGCCTCATCATGACCGGGCAGGCGACGCCGGCGCAGATCGGCGGCTTCCTGCTCGGTATGCGCATGAAGGGGGAGACGGTCGATGAGCTGGCCGCCGCCGCGGCGGTGATGCGTGAACTCGCGCTCAAGGTCGAGATGGGTGGTCTGCACCTGGTCGACATCGTCGGCACCGGTGGCGACGGCAGCAGTACCTTCAACATCTCCACCGCCAGCACCTTCGTGGTGGCGGCGGCCGGGGGGCGGGTCGCCAAGCACGGCAACCGCGCGGTCTCCAGCAAGTCCGGCAGTGCCGATCTGCTCGAGGCGGCCGGCGTGCGGCTCGACCTGCACCCGGAGCAGGTGCGGCATTGCATCGACGAAGTAGGCGTCGGCTTCATGTTCGCGCCCATGCATCACGCCGCCATGCGGCACGCCGTCGGGCCGCGCAAGGAAATGGCCGTGCGCACGCTGTTCAATCTGCTCGGCCCGCTGACCAACCCGGCCGGCGCAGCGCATCAGGTGTTGGGCGTGTTCAGCAGCGAGTGGGTCCGGCCGATCGCCGCAGTACTGCAGCGGCTCGGCAGCGTGCATGCGCTGGTGGTGCATTCGCGGGATGGCATGGACGAGATCAGCGTCGCGGCGCCGACCGAGGTTGCGGAACTCAGGGACGGACGGATCGTCACCTATGAGATCGCGCCGGAGGATTTCGGCCTGCCGCGCGGCGACATGACGGCGCTCAAGGTGGCCGATGCCCAGGCGAGCCTCGCGATCATCGAAGGTGTGCTGGCCGGCAGGCCGGGCCCGGCGCGCGATATCGTGGTACTGAACGCCGGCGCGGCGATCTATGCGGCGGACCTGGTCGATACACTGGCCGCCGGGGTGGAGAAGGCCGCCGCCGTGATCGACAGCGGTGCGGCGTACGAGAAACTGCTGGCACTGGTGCGGGTGAGCAACCGCGTGTAGGGTGCGTCGCTGCGCCGACGCACCCTACGTGGGGGTGCACCCCCTTCCAGGCGGTACGGGTGTCTGAGGGGGCGTGTGACCTCGTCCGTGTGTTTTTGTGTGCTTCCGTGGCAACTACGATTTCAGGATATTCATGACCGGCGTCCCCGACATTCTGCAGAAGATTCTCACGCGCAAGGCCGAGGAGGTCGCGGCACGTGCGGCGCGCGTGCCACTGAGCGAGCTCCGGCGGCAGACCACGGCGGTGGACGCACCGCGCGGGTTCGCCGCCGCGCTGGAACACCGCATCGCAGCGGGGCAGGCCGGCGTCATCGCCGAGATCAAGAAGGCCTCACCGAGCAAGGGGGTGCTGCGCGAGCGCTTCGATCCACCGGCGATTGCACGCAGCTACGCCGCGGGCGGTGCCGCCTGCCTGTCGGTGCTCACCGACATCGATTTCTTTCAGGGCACCGACGACGATTTGCGTCAGGCCCGCGCGGCCGGCGGGCTGCCGGTGTTGCGCAAGGATTTTGTGGTAGACCCCTACCAGATCCACGAGGCGCGCGCGCTGGGCGCCGACTGTATCCTGCTCATCGTCGCGGCCCTGGGCGATGCCCTGCTGATGGAGCTGGCGGGGTTGACCGCTGAGCTGGGCATGGATGCGCTGGTGGAGGTGCATGATGCCGAGGAGTTGGACCGCGCCCTGCATCTGCCCTGCCGCATGATCGGCATCAACAACCGCAACCTGCGGACCTTTGAAACGCGCCTGGACACGACCCTGGAGCTGTTGCCGAAGATCCCGCCGGGGCGCCTGATCGTCACGGAAAGCGGCATCCATACCCGCGAGGACGTGGCCCTGATGCGCGCACACGGCGTGCACGCCTTCCTCGTCGGCGAGGCCTTCATGAAAGCCGACGATCCAGGGCAGAAGCTGGCGGAGTTGTTTGGGTAGACCAAATCCTAGGTACTAGGGAACCGCTGCTTAATCCGTTATTGCGAGGAGCGCAGCGACGCGGCACCAGCGAGCTTGCGAGCGCAGAACGCCCGCAGGGCGGCCCCGCAGGGGTGAGCGCAGCGAATAATCTCCAACTCGTTGATCTACCGTCGAAGGAGATTGCTTCGCTTCGCTCGCAATGACGCTACGACGGATTAAGCAGAGGTTCTCTAGGTGCCAGGTGCCAGGTGCCAGGTTCTAGGGCCAAGGTGAGGTAGAAGGTTTTCCCTAGAACCTAGTACCTAGAGCCTAGAACCTGATCTAACGCGTCCCGAACACGACGACGGTCTTGCCCTTGGCGCGGATCAGGCCCTGTTCTTCGAGGTTCTTCATCACTCGGCCGACCATCTCCCGCGAGCAGCCGACGATGCGACCGATCTCCTGGCGGGTGATGCGGATCTGCATCCCTTCGGGGTGGGTCATGGCGTCGGGCTGTTTGCAGAGGTCGAGCAGGGTGCGGGCCACGCGGCCGGTCACGTCCAGAAACGCCAGGTCCGAGACCTTGCGGCTGGTGGTGCGCAGGCGTGCTGCCATCTGCGAGGCCAGGGCGAACAGGATGGTGGGGTCTTCCTCGGCCAGCTGCCGGAAGCGGGCGTAGCTGATTTCCGCGAGTTCGCACTCCGCGCGTGTGCGCACCCAGGCGCTGCGCTTGCTGCTCTCGCCGAACAGGCCCATCTCGCCGAAGAAATCGCCGCGGTTGAGGTAGGCGAGCACGATCTCGCGCCCTTCCTCGTCCTCGATCAGGACGGTGACCGAGCCATCCACGATGTAATAGAGGACATCGGGTGCGTCCCCGGCGTAGATGATGACGCTCTTGGTCGGATAACGCCGTCGATGGCAGTGTTCCAGGAAGCGGTCGATCGACGGGTTGCCGGTGTTTTTGGCTTTGATGATACTCATGGCAATCCTGTTGCCTCGGGTCTTCTGGCGGACCCAAGATAATAAATACTATACCATTGCCCCGAGGTCCAGGGGGAATGATCTGTGCTAGGCTTCCCCCGGAATCGCGACGGCACGGAGGGGCGATGAAAGCGCGGGTGAAATGGGTGGAGGATGCTGCCTTCATCGGTGAAGCCGGCAGCGGCCACGCGCTGCTGATGGACGGGCCGCCGGACAGCGGTGGCCGCAACCTCGGCCCCCGGCCGATGGAGATGCTGCTGCTCGGTATGGGCGGCTGCACGGCCTTCGACGTCGTGTATATCCTGAAACGTGCCCGCCAGCCGGTGTTGGACTGTGTGGTCGAACTCGAGGCCGAGCGCGCCACCGAACCGCCCAAGGTGTTCACCAAGATCCATGTCCGCTTCATCGTCAGCGGGCGCGGCTTGAGCGAAAAGCAGGTCGAGCGTGCCGTGCGGCTGTCGGCGGAGAAGTACTGTTCGGCATCGATCATGCTCGGCAAGGCCGCCGAGATCACCCATGAATTCAAGGTAGTCGAGTCGCCCTGAGGGCGACACCCGGCCACGCCCTCTTGCTTGTCGCGCCACCCCAGATCTTCGGTTTTCAGGATGAAAGGTGAATCCTGCGCTGCGCCACGACGGCGCCCGCAGCTTCTATTGCGCCGATTCCGAGGAGGTCTAGGGGCCCGAGGGAACGGTGGTGCGGATGATTTATCACCCACCCGTCGCCGCGAATGTGGGATAATCGCGCGCCCCGCGCCTGGGGGTTCAACGAATGGCGGTGGATGACGGGCCGGCCGGCCCCTGACGATAACGGGTGTACTGCGACGTGAAAAAAACCGCGATGAAAAAGATCAAGCTGCACGGGTTCAACAACCTGACCAAGACGTTGAGCTTCAACATCTATGACATCTGCTATGCCAAGACCCGCCGGCACCGCAAGGAATATATCGAGTACATCGACGAGGCCTACAACGCCGAGCGCCTGACGCAGATCCTGTCCGAGGTCTCCAGCATCATCGGCGCGAACATCCTCAACATCGCCCACCAGGACTACGAACCACAGGGCGCCAGCGTCACCATGCTCATCTCCGAGGAGCCGGTGATTTCCGAGGAACTCTCCGAGAAGTTGTCCAATTCCGAGGCCCCCGGCCCGCTGCCGGATTCCGTGGTCGCGCACCTCGACAAGAGCCACATCACCGTGCACACCTATCCGGAAAGCCACCCGGACAACGGCATCAGCACCTTCCGGGCGGACATCGACGTGTCGACCTGCGGGCGCATCTCGCCGTTGCGCGCATTGAACTATCTGATCCACGTCTTCGAGTCCGACATCGTCATCATGGACTACCGCGTGCGCGGCTTCACCCGCGATGTGCGTGGCAAGAAGCACTTCATCGACCACAAGATCACCTCCATCCAGAACTTCCTGTCCCGGGACACGCGCCTGAACTATCAGATGATCGACGTGAACGTGTACCAGGAAAACATCTTTCACACCAAGATGCTTCTGAAGGAGTTCGACCTGGACAACTACCTGTTCGGGACCGGCGCCGACGAACTGACGGCCAAGGAAGAGAAGCTGGTCCGCGCGCGCCTGCAGCGCGAGATGGCGGAGATCTTCTACGGCCGCAATCTCAAGGGTGGGTTGAAATAAAGGTCCTAGGTCCTAGGTGCTAGGACCTCAGATCCAATACGTCGTCCCCGTCATTACCTTCGACAGCGCCCGCATCAGCCCCTTGACCGGGTACGGCAGCGCCGCGCCGCCGGCCTCCAGGGCGGCAGTGCCGTGGCGCTGTTCGTCGATCTTCATCTGTTCCAGGATGGCACGGCTCTTCCGGTCTGCGCTGGCCATGCGCCGCAGGTGCCCATCGAGGTGCTCGACCACCTGACGCTCGGTCTCCGCTACGAAGCCCAGACTCCATTGGTCGCCGACCGCCCCCGCCAGCGCACCGAGGCTGAACGAGCCGACGTAGAACAGCGGGTTCAGATAGCTGGTATGGCTGCCCAGTTCCTCGACGCGCTGCTGGCACCAGATGAGGTGGTCGTTCTCCTCCTGCGCCGCCCGCGCCATGGCGTCACGGACCGCCTCCAGCCGGGCGGTGAGCGCCTGCCCCTGATACAAGGCCTGGGCGCAGACCTCGCCGGTATGGTTGACGCGCATCATCCGCGCCGACGCCGTGCGTTCCCGGGCGCTCAATTCCGCCTCCGGGGCGGCGTCGGCGGGATTGGCGCGGTCCGTGCCCAGCGGCTGGCCGAACACCGTGCGCAAAGCCTGGTCGAAGTTGATCAGCAGGTGATCGAAGGGGGAGTAGTGTCGGTCCATGCCGGCACGATACAAGAGCCGGGTCGCCGGAGACAAGCGCGTGGCCCGGGTGGACTCTGCGTTATGGCCACGGAAGCACACGGCCACAGGCAAACTCCTTATGGCCACGGAAGTACACGGAACAACACGGAAAGAATTCAATTCGTAAACCCCAAGATCATCAACCCGTGGTTGGGTCTCCGGGTTTCAGGCAATCAGCCTTTTTCCGTGTTGTTCCGTGTGCTTCCGTGGCCAAGAGAGGGTTTAAGGGAAGGCATGCTATGTCCTATCCGGCGCGCCTCTTGTATCGTGTCTCCCGACGAAAGGAGCGGTCGCGATGAACTACTACAAACACCACGTCTTCTTCTGCACCAACCTGCGCGAGGACGGCCGCGCCTGCTGTCAACGCTTCGATGCCCAGGCCATGCGCGAGTACGCCAAGCAGCGCTCCAAGGAACTGGGGCTGGCCGGTCCCGGCAAGGTGCGCATCAACACCGCCGGCTGTCTGGACCGCTGCGCCGAAGGCCCCGTCGTGGTCGTATATCCCGAAGGCGTCTGGTACCGCTACGTCGACCGGGAGGACATCGACGAGATCATCGAGGAACACCTGGTCAACGGACGCCCGGTCGAACGCCTCAGGATCTGACGGCGGGGCGGGTGGTGGTGCGGGCACCCGGAAAGATCAAACTCGGCCACGGAGCCCACGGACGAAAGCACTGCATGTAGGGTGCGTCGAGGCGTAGCCTGACGCACCGGGTTCCATGTCGCCCTCGGTGTGTCGTTGTGCCGACGCACCCTACGTGGTGCACCCCGTCAGGCGAATGCCACGGAAACAAACGGCCGCAAGCAAACCCCTTATGGCCACGGAAGCACACGGAACAACACGGAAAGAACCCAATCCGTAAATTCCAGGATCATCGGCCCGTGCTTGGGTCTCCGGGTTTTCGGTAATCAGCTTTTTTCCGTGTACTTCCGTGTGCTTCCGTGGCCAAGAAGGGTTTAAGAGAGGGTTATTGCGGACACCGCCTGGTTGGCCACGGGTTCCGTGTCACCCTCGGCGGGAGCGGCGCACCGACTCCTCCCGCCGCCCATACCTCACCGTCCACGCCTCCTCCAACGAGCTCCCACCGGGTGGGCCAGGAACTTTCCCACGCCTGCGCTGCCTCACTGTGCAGGCCTCGTGTATCACCCCCGGGAAGGGGGTTGACAAGCATATTGGAGTATTAGACAATTCACACATACTGAATTACCGGTCCCCCTCTACAACGCCGGTAGTTTAGGTACTCCTCCATCCTCCTTTGGTGGTTTCAGCGCGACACCCCCCTGTCGCGCTTTTTTTTTGCCCGCGATCCGGGTTTTGTCGGCGTTTATCCGTATCTTCCGTGGCAAAGGGGTGGTCCAGCCGCCCCGGTCTTGAATCTCGTCCCTGACTTCTATACCATTCCGCGTCTTCTCAAGTGTCGGTGTGTGGAGTTACGTCTGTCATGAAGACCTACAGTGCCAAGCCGGAAACCGTCAAGCGCGACTGGTACGTCGTCGACGCCGCCGGTAAAACCCTGGGCCGTTTGGCGACCGAACTGGCGCGCCGGCTGCGCGGTAAACATAAGGCGGAGTACACCCCGCACGTCGATACCGGTGACTATCTGGTGGTCGTCAATGCCGACAAGGTCGCCGTGACCGGTCGCAAGGAGCAGAACAAGCTCTACCATCACCACACCGGCTATGTCGGCAGCCTCAAGACCATCAGCCTCGACAAGCTGCGCGCCAAGGCACCGGAGCGCATCATCGAACACGCCGTCAAGGGTATGCTGCCGAAGAATCCCCTGGGCCGTGCGATGTTCCGCAAGCTGAAGGTGTATGCGGGACCGGCGCATCAGCATGCCGCCCAGCAGCCCAAGCCGCTCGACTTCTAACTCGATTCAAATTCACGGGAACGCGTATATGGCGCAGCAACAACTCTACAGCACCGGTCGTCGCAAGACCTCCACCGCGCGGGTCTTCCTGCGCCGGGGCACCGGCCAGATCACCGTCAACCAGCGGCCGCTCGACGTCTATTTCGGCCGCGAGACCGCGCGCATGGTCGTGCGCCAGCCGCTGGAGACGACCAGCCTGGGTGACCAGTTCGACATCTACGTGACCGTCGTCGGCGGCGGCACCACCGGTCAGGCCGGCGCCATCCGTCACGGCATCACCCGCGCCCTGATCAAGCACGACGAGATGCTGCGCTCGCCGCTGCGCAAGGCCGGCTTCGTGACCCGCGACGCCCGCGAGGTCGAGCGCAAGAAAGTCGGGCTGCGGAAAGCGCGGCGCGGAGTACAGTTCAGCAAGCGTTGAGGTCATCTGCGCGCCGCGCAGAGACGAGATACAAGAGGCAGGATACAAGTTCTTGTCTTTTGGGAGGGGAGGGCATGGATGCCTTCGAGAACCTCGAAGTGTGGAAGCGGAGTTCGCGGTTATGCGTCGAATTGTATGCCGCATTGAGCCGCTGCAAGGATCTGGGCTTCAAGGACCAGGTGACGCGCGCCGCGCTATCAATGCCTTCCAACATTGCGGAAGGCTATGAGCGGGATTCGCGGCGGGAGCTGATGCGCTTCCTGCGAATCGCCAAGGGCTCGTGCGGCGAGTTGCGCACACAGCTGTATATCGGTTGTCGATTGGGTTATCTGGATGTGATCCAATCGAGGCGCTTCATCAGCGAGACCTGTGAGCTGTCACGCATGATCTACGCCTTGATCAAAAGCATCGCAGCTGTTGAAGTCAAGAGCTGAGGTACCGAAGACGCCCTGAATACTTGCATCTTGCTGCTTGCAACTCGTATCTTCACGACGCCTGCGCCGTGATTTTGGGGGATCGTCTAACGGCAGGACAGAGGACTCTGACTCCTCTAATCTAGGTTCGAATCCTAGTCCCCCAGCCAATAAACACGGAACCCGCCCTTGTGGCGGGTTTTGTGTTTATGGGGGACTGGGATGAGAACCTCAGGTTCGACAGGCGAGCGCAGCGAGCCTGAACGCCGCAGCGCAGCGGAGGCGGCCCGCAGGGCGAGCCGCGTCAGCGGCGAGTAATCCTAGTCCCCCAGCCAATAAACACGGAACCCGCCCTTGTGGCGGGTTTTGTGTTTGGGAAAAGAAAAATTGGCCACGGAAGCACACGGAACTACACGGAACTACACGGAACTACACGGAACTACACGGAACTACACGGAACTACACGGACAAAACCTTTTTTGCCAGGAAAACATGTGAGAAACCTCTGATTAATTCATCGTACCGTCATTGCGAGCGAAGCGAAGCAATCTCCTTCGACGGCAGATCAACAGCTTGGGGGTTATTCGCTGCGCTCGTAATGACGAATTACTCAGTTCCTTAATGAATGGGCTCTTTGAGCCGCCCCCGTCCGGCCGCGGCTGCGGCGTGACGTAAACCCAACAGCCTCCGCGAGCCCCGGGGCGTTCCCTCCGCGTCGGTTTGCTTCGTGTGTGGCGCAGCCATAACGGGTTTGCCTTTGTCCGTGTAGCTCCGTGTGTTTCCATGGCCAATCCGTGGTCAATCCGGGTCTTGGGCCGGTTTCCTCATGGCTTCACTCCGGATATCGAAAAATATTTTTTGTGACCGGCCCCTCAAGATCTGGGGGTGGCGGCCGTTGCTGGCCGCAGGCGCTACTACATGCGGTGTTGCCTAAAAACTACAATCTGAACGGATTGTAGTTTTTTTGCGAATAGGTGTTGCATTCATGTTGAGGGTGGACTAGATTCACCACTGCTTCAAACCACTCCATTCCTGGATAAGGGGAATACGCAATGAACCAGAAGATTCTTTCCGCTGCCATCGCCGGTGCGCTGGCAGGCTCCATGGCCTTCGCGGCCAACGCCGACGTGACCCTGTACGGTCAGGTCGACCTGTCTCTCGACTACCTCGACGTCGATAACATGCCTGCCGGCCTGGTCGGCGACGACATCAACATGAACTCCAACCAGTCCGCCATCGGCGTGAAGGGTTCCGAGGACCTGGGCAACGGTCTGAAGGCGATCTTCCTGCTGGAATACCAGATCGATCCGAGTGGTAGCGACAGCGCTGCCAGCGGCTTCGGCGGCCGTGACCAGTGGGTCGGCCTGCAGGGCGGCTTCGGTAAGGTCCGCTTCGGCACCATGAGCACCACCTACAAGTCCTCGGGTGCCATGATCGACCCCTTCTACCGCACCAGCTTCCAGGGTCGTATGAACGGCCTGCAGTCCGACCTGCACCTGGGCGCCGGCGCCAACGGTGAAGGCCGCGCGACCAACGCCATCGGCTATGATACCCCGGACTTCAACGGTCTGAGCGGTGCGCTCACCTACTCGTTCGACGATCAGTGCGACGTCGGTACGGTATCGGCGACCTGCGCCGATGACGACTCCTACAGCCTGGGTGCCCGTTACAAGAACGGTCCGGCCCTGGTGTTCGTCGACTACGTGACCTCCGATCAGGGTGGCTCGGACGACGCCTGGAAGGTCGGCGGCAAGTACGGCTTCGGTGACATCACCGTCTACGGTCAGTACGAGAAAGACGGTGGCCTGATCGCCAACGGCGTGCCGGGCGACTCGTCGGGTGCCAATAACGAAGGTGCCGATGTGTGGCATCTGGCCGCGTCCTACACCATGGGCAATGCCATGATTTATGGCGCCTACGGCCAGGGTGACGACGACGATGCCG
This window contains:
- a CDS encoding (2Fe-2S) ferredoxin domain-containing protein codes for the protein MNYYKHHVFFCTNLREDGRACCQRFDAQAMREYAKQRSKELGLAGPGKVRINTAGCLDRCAEGPVVVVYPEGVWYRYVDREDIDEIIEEHLVNGRPVERLRI
- the rplM gene encoding 50S ribosomal protein L13, translated to MKTYSAKPETVKRDWYVVDAAGKTLGRLATELARRLRGKHKAEYTPHVDTGDYLVVVNADKVAVTGRKEQNKLYHHHTGYVGSLKTISLDKLRAKAPERIIEHAVKGMLPKNPLGRAMFRKLKVYAGPAHQHAAQQPKPLDF
- the rpsI gene encoding 30S ribosomal protein S9, producing MAQQQLYSTGRRKTSTARVFLRRGTGQITVNQRPLDVYFGRETARMVVRQPLETTSLGDQFDIYVTVVGGGTTGQAGAIRHGITRALIKHDEMLRSPLRKAGFVTRDAREVERKKVGLRKARRGVQFSKR
- a CDS encoding four helix bundle protein produces the protein MDAFENLEVWKRSSRLCVELYAALSRCKDLGFKDQVTRAALSMPSNIAEGYERDSRRELMRFLRIAKGSCGELRTQLYIGCRLGYLDVIQSRRFISETCELSRMIYALIKSIAAVEVKS
- a CDS encoding porin; protein product: MNQKILSAAIAGALAGSMAFAANADVTLYGQVDLSLDYLDVDNMPAGLVGDDINMNSNQSAIGVKGSEDLGNGLKAIFLLEYQIDPSGSDSAASGFGGRDQWVGLQGGFGKVRFGTMSTTYKSSGAMIDPFYRTSFQGRMNGLQSDLHLGAGANGEGRATNAIGYDTPDFNGLSGALTYSFDDQCDVGTVSATCADDDSYSLGARYKNGPALVFVDYVTSDQGGSDDAWKVGGKYGFGDITVYGQYEKDGGLIANGVPGDSSGANNEGADVWHLAASYTMGNAMIYGAYGQGDDDDAVGNTEYDTWTIAGMYNFSKRTMTYAGYTQVSEDCAGCGDTDHFGLGIRHKF